One stretch of Egibacteraceae bacterium DNA includes these proteins:
- the tyrS gene encoding tyrosine--tRNA ligase, producing the protein MVPAAEQAKILLDAVEQALPAGELERKLDGVVAGTRAPLRVKFGMDPTSPDIHIGHTVVLRRLRDFQRLGHTAVLLIGGFTARVGDPSGRTATRPRLSAKEVAAHAETYLEQARKVLLLDNLEVVDNSDWLEAMGMADVLGLTAQMTVARMLERADFAARYRQGRPIAVSEFLYPLLQGHDSVAIRADVELGGTDQTFNLLVGRDLQATAGQDPQTVLTLPLLEGTDGRAKMSKTAGNTIDLDDDPADMFGKVMSIPDALTEKYLRLVTDVHPDEADRIARGLADGTLHPGETKRRLAREIVRLYHGGDAAAAAEARFDRQFRDRAVPDEVPEFPLGPTDPWFLPSLLQAAGLAASGSEARRLVSQGAVRLDGEPLRDATAELPASALDGHVLQAGRRRFVRLVRS; encoded by the coding sequence ATGGTGCCCGCCGCCGAGCAAGCGAAGATCCTCCTCGACGCCGTCGAGCAGGCCCTGCCCGCCGGCGAGCTCGAGCGCAAGCTCGACGGGGTCGTGGCGGGGACGCGTGCGCCCCTGCGCGTGAAGTTCGGCATGGACCCGACGAGCCCCGACATCCACATCGGTCACACGGTCGTGCTCCGCCGGCTCCGTGACTTCCAGCGCCTCGGCCACACCGCCGTGCTGCTCATCGGCGGGTTCACCGCCCGGGTGGGCGACCCGTCGGGACGCACGGCGACGCGCCCGCGGCTGTCGGCGAAGGAGGTGGCCGCGCACGCCGAAACCTACCTGGAGCAGGCGCGCAAGGTGCTGCTACTCGACAACCTCGAGGTCGTCGACAACAGCGACTGGCTGGAGGCCATGGGCATGGCCGACGTGCTCGGCCTGACCGCGCAGATGACCGTCGCCCGCATGCTCGAGCGCGCCGACTTCGCGGCGCGCTACCGGCAAGGCCGCCCGATCGCGGTAAGCGAGTTCCTCTACCCGCTGCTGCAGGGGCACGACTCGGTCGCCATCCGCGCCGACGTGGAGCTCGGCGGCACCGACCAGACGTTCAACCTGCTCGTCGGCCGGGACCTTCAGGCGACCGCCGGCCAGGACCCACAGACCGTCCTCACGCTGCCGCTCCTCGAGGGCACCGACGGGCGGGCGAAGATGTCGAAGACGGCCGGCAACACCATCGACCTCGACGACGACCCCGCCGACATGTTCGGCAAGGTGATGTCGATCCCCGACGCGCTGACGGAGAAGTACCTGCGCCTCGTCACCGACGTCCATCCCGACGAGGCCGACCGCATCGCCCGCGGGTTGGCCGACGGCACGCTGCACCCCGGGGAGACGAAGCGCCGCCTGGCCCGGGAGATCGTCCGGCTCTACCACGGGGGGGACGCCGCCGCGGCGGCCGAGGCGCGCTTCGACCGCCAGTTCCGGGACCGTGCCGTGCCCGACGAGGTCCCCGAGTTCCCCCTCGGCCCCACCGACCCGTGGTTCCTGCCGAGCCTGCTGCAGGCGGCTGGTCTGGCGGCCAGCGGCTCGGAGGCCCGCCGCCTCGTGTCCCAGGGAGCGGTCCGCCTCGACGGCGAGCCGCTCCGGGACGCCACCGCCGAGCTGCCGGCGTCCGCCCTCGACGGGCACGTCCTGCAGGCGGGCAGGCGCCGGTTCGTGCGCCTCGTGCGCTCCTGA